Proteins encoded within one genomic window of Arachis ipaensis cultivar K30076 chromosome B08, Araip1.1, whole genome shotgun sequence:
- the LOC107611200 gene encoding NAC domain-containing protein 86-like — protein MAPMSLPPGFRFHPTDEELVAYYLERKITGRSIELDIIAEVDLYKCEPWDLPDKSFLPSKDMEWYFYSPRDRKYPNGSRTNRATRGGYWKATGKDRAVQSQKKAVGMKKTLVYYKGRAPHGIRTNWVMHEYRLIESLPGTPHSSFKDSFSLCRIFKKTIQVQDKSKEEKEHQALLEEDHSSGIEISREMEAMNDNNNNNITLNSNEQYPNNNNNKLPNCDASSSDLTQGTCTPTETGIADDFHAQFACDEANSSAANSYSMGIAYPSNVFQDIEMSMYGSMHNYQFPQTPLVMEDFPQIDFAETKLLKPEVTEDCMFYDRYGRDCMNGTLEEIISYSFDTEETIATCVGQNNHTQKETFFLAREKQQLHI, from the exons ATGGCTCCAATGAGTCTCCCACCTGGTTTTAGGTTTCACCCCACAGATGAAGAGCTCGTTGCTTACTACTTAGAAAGGAAGATAACAGGTCGCTCTATAGAGCTTGACATTATAGCTGAAGTTGATTTATACAAATGTGAACCATGGGATTTGCCAG ATAAGTCATTTCTACCAAGCAAGGATATGGAGTGGTATTTCTACAGTCCAAGGGATAGGAAGTATCCAAATGGATCAAGAACGAACAGGGCAACAAGAGGTGGGTACTGGAAAGCGACTGGAAAGGACAGGGCAGTGCAGTCTCAGAAGAAGGCAGTTGGTATGAAGAAGACTTTGGTGTATTACAAAGGAAGAGCTCCACATGGAATTAGAACCAACTGGGTCATGCATGAGTACCGCTTGATTGAATCCCTCCCTGGTACTCCTCACTCCTCTTTCAAG GATTCCTTTTCATTGTGTCGGATTTTCAAAAAGACAATTCAAGTTCAAGACAAATCTAAAGAAGAGAAAGAACATCAAGCATTACTAGAGGAAGATCACTCAAGTGGCATTGAGATTTCAAGAGAAATGGAAGCCATGAatgataataataacaataatataacTCTAAATAGTAATGAACAAtatcctaataataataataataaactccCTAATTGTGATGCTTCATCTTCTGATCTCACTCAAGGAACATGTACACCCACAGAAACCGGTATAGCAGATGATTTTCATGCCCAATTTGCTTGTGATGAAGCAAACAGTAGTGCCGCTAATTCTTACTCAATGGGAATAGCATACCCCTCAAACGTTTTTCAG GACATAGAGATGTCTATGTATGGAAGCATGCATAATTATCAATTCCCACAAACGCCTTTGGTGATGGAAGATTTTCCACAAATAGATTTTGCTGAGACAAAGTTATTGAAGCCAGAGGTGACTGAAGATTGCATGTTCTATGATAGATACGGTAGGGATTGTATGAATGGAACACTAGAAGAAATCATCTCATATTCATTTGACACAGAAGAAACTATAGCTACTTGTGTTGGCCAAAATAACCACACACAAAAGGAGACATTTTTTCTAGCAAGAGAGAAGCAGCAGCTACATATATAA